The Cucumis melo cultivar AY chromosome 6, USDA_Cmelo_AY_1.0, whole genome shotgun sequence genome includes a region encoding these proteins:
- the LOC103500130 gene encoding elongator complex protein 5 isoform X3 has product MAESICRALRDGALQGELAPTLTIKDNINSPFGFHAFSHVLTQLSSNILAGKSQSRGLVLLSFSRSPAYYVQLLKKRGLNVGSSAKWIQILDCYTDPLGWKQRFMEGENVSNVDQEVSNLSHLCTNVGDMDKLFSSIITLGKGNQHVETFIYISTCRSVKQPSEQCCCHVIVDSVSSTFWLVHEDLHEEKVIAALEYMSSIVATLEALTPPPYESRSNVDNSYLERRSTKGRFHVRIKRRNGRVRVISEDFNVELAGIKFTSISSEDAVINQVLIPKVQFNLQLSEKELNDRARVVLPFEHQGTGKPIQIYDGRRSLSESKDDNIPLMSNEKGNDDGWGKGEIVYFRDSDDEMPDSDEDPDDDLDI; this is encoded by the exons ATGGCGGAATCTATTTGCAGAGCACTTAGAGACGGTGCTTTACAGGGAGAGCTCGCCCCTACTCTCACCATAAAGGACAACATCAATTCCCCATTTGGGTTTCATGCATTTTCCCATGTTCTGACGCAGCTCTCGAGCAATATTTTGGCCGGTAAATCGCAGTCTCG GGGCCTCGTTCTACTTTCGTTCTCTCGAAGTCCGGCGTATTATGTCCAGCTCTTGAAGAAGAGAGGGCTGAATGTTGGGTCGTCTGCTAAATG GATTCAAATTTTGGACTGTTATACAGATCCTCTTGGTTGGAAGCAGCGGTTTATGGAGGGTGAAAACGTTTCAAATGTCGACCAAGAAGTTTCAAATTTATCTCATCTTTGTACAAATGTGGGGGATATGGATAAACTTTTCTCTTCAATTATTACACTCGGAAAAG GTAACCAACATGTTGAGACATTCATCTATATCAGCACTTGCAGGTCTGTTAAGCAGCCTTCGGAGCAATG CTGTTGTCATGTAATTGTAGATTCGGTTTCAAGTACATTTTGGTTGGTACATGAAGACCTTCATGAGGAAAAGGTTATAGCTGCTTTGGAATATATGTCCTCCATAGTGGCCACACTTGAGGCATTAACTCCGCCCCCATATGAGAGCAGAAGCAATGTGGACAATTCCTATCTTGAACGCAGATCTACGAAAGGGAGGTTTCATGTGCGGATTAAACGAAGAAATGGACGTGTTCGAGTCATT TCTGAAGATTTTAATGTCGAGCTGGCGGGCATCAAATTTACATCCATTTCATCTGAAGATGCAGTCATCAATCAAGTCCTTATACCGAAG GTGCAGTTCAATCTTCAGTTGTCAGAGAAAGAGTTAAATGACAGGGCCAGAGTTGTTCTTCCTTTTGAACATCAAG GAACTGGTAAACCGATACAAATATACGATGGTCGACGATCTTTGTCTGAAAGCAAAGATGACAATATACCTCTCATGAGCAATGAGAAAGGCAATGATGATGGATGGGGAAAAGGTGAGATCGTATATTTCCGCGATTCAGATGATGAGATGCCAGATTCAGACGAGGACCCGGACGATGATTTAGATATATAA
- the LOC103500130 gene encoding elongator complex protein 5 isoform X2, translating into MAESICRALRDGALQGELAPTLTIKDNINSPFGFHAFSHVLTQLSSNILAGKSQSRGLVLLSFSRSPAYYVQLLKKRGLNVGSSAKWIQILDCYTDPLGWKQRFMEGENVSNVDQEVSNLSHLCTNVGDMDKLFSSIITLGKGFVGEGTVRFCVAVDSVTNMLRHSSISALAGLLSSLRSNDSVSSTFWLVHEDLHEEKVIAALEYMSSIVATLEALTPPPYESRSNVDNSYLERRSTKGRFHVRIKRRNGRVRVISEDFNVELAGIKFTSISSEDAVINQVLIPKVQFNLQLSEKELNDRARVVLPFEHQGTGKPIQIYDGRRSLSESKDDNIPLMSNEKGNDDGWGKGEIVYFRDSDDEMPDSDEDPDDDLDI; encoded by the exons ATGGCGGAATCTATTTGCAGAGCACTTAGAGACGGTGCTTTACAGGGAGAGCTCGCCCCTACTCTCACCATAAAGGACAACATCAATTCCCCATTTGGGTTTCATGCATTTTCCCATGTTCTGACGCAGCTCTCGAGCAATATTTTGGCCGGTAAATCGCAGTCTCG GGGCCTCGTTCTACTTTCGTTCTCTCGAAGTCCGGCGTATTATGTCCAGCTCTTGAAGAAGAGAGGGCTGAATGTTGGGTCGTCTGCTAAATG GATTCAAATTTTGGACTGTTATACAGATCCTCTTGGTTGGAAGCAGCGGTTTATGGAGGGTGAAAACGTTTCAAATGTCGACCAAGAAGTTTCAAATTTATCTCATCTTTGTACAAATGTGGGGGATATGGATAAACTTTTCTCTTCAATTATTACACTCGGAAAAG GATTTGTTGGAGAAGGAACTGTACGCTTTTGTGTTGCCGTAGACTCT GTAACCAACATGTTGAGACATTCATCTATATCAGCACTTGCAGGTCTGTTAAGCAGCCTTCGGAGCAATG ATTCGGTTTCAAGTACATTTTGGTTGGTACATGAAGACCTTCATGAGGAAAAGGTTATAGCTGCTTTGGAATATATGTCCTCCATAGTGGCCACACTTGAGGCATTAACTCCGCCCCCATATGAGAGCAGAAGCAATGTGGACAATTCCTATCTTGAACGCAGATCTACGAAAGGGAGGTTTCATGTGCGGATTAAACGAAGAAATGGACGTGTTCGAGTCATT TCTGAAGATTTTAATGTCGAGCTGGCGGGCATCAAATTTACATCCATTTCATCTGAAGATGCAGTCATCAATCAAGTCCTTATACCGAAG GTGCAGTTCAATCTTCAGTTGTCAGAGAAAGAGTTAAATGACAGGGCCAGAGTTGTTCTTCCTTTTGAACATCAAG GAACTGGTAAACCGATACAAATATACGATGGTCGACGATCTTTGTCTGAAAGCAAAGATGACAATATACCTCTCATGAGCAATGAGAAAGGCAATGATGATGGATGGGGAAAAGGTGAGATCGTATATTTCCGCGATTCAGATGATGAGATGCCAGATTCAGACGAGGACCCGGACGATGATTTAGATATATAA
- the LOC103500130 gene encoding elongator complex protein 5 isoform X1, with translation MAESICRALRDGALQGELAPTLTIKDNINSPFGFHAFSHVLTQLSSNILAGKSQSRGLVLLSFSRSPAYYVQLLKKRGLNVGSSAKWIQILDCYTDPLGWKQRFMEGENVSNVDQEVSNLSHLCTNVGDMDKLFSSIITLGKAGFVGEGTVRFCVAVDSVTNMLRHSSISALAGLLSSLRSNDSVSSTFWLVHEDLHEEKVIAALEYMSSIVATLEALTPPPYESRSNVDNSYLERRSTKGRFHVRIKRRNGRVRVISEDFNVELAGIKFTSISSEDAVINQVLIPKVQFNLQLSEKELNDRARVVLPFEHQGTGKPIQIYDGRRSLSESKDDNIPLMSNEKGNDDGWGKGEIVYFRDSDDEMPDSDEDPDDDLDI, from the exons ATGGCGGAATCTATTTGCAGAGCACTTAGAGACGGTGCTTTACAGGGAGAGCTCGCCCCTACTCTCACCATAAAGGACAACATCAATTCCCCATTTGGGTTTCATGCATTTTCCCATGTTCTGACGCAGCTCTCGAGCAATATTTTGGCCGGTAAATCGCAGTCTCG GGGCCTCGTTCTACTTTCGTTCTCTCGAAGTCCGGCGTATTATGTCCAGCTCTTGAAGAAGAGAGGGCTGAATGTTGGGTCGTCTGCTAAATG GATTCAAATTTTGGACTGTTATACAGATCCTCTTGGTTGGAAGCAGCGGTTTATGGAGGGTGAAAACGTTTCAAATGTCGACCAAGAAGTTTCAAATTTATCTCATCTTTGTACAAATGTGGGGGATATGGATAAACTTTTCTCTTCAATTATTACACTCGGAAAAG CAGGATTTGTTGGAGAAGGAACTGTACGCTTTTGTGTTGCCGTAGACTCT GTAACCAACATGTTGAGACATTCATCTATATCAGCACTTGCAGGTCTGTTAAGCAGCCTTCGGAGCAATG ATTCGGTTTCAAGTACATTTTGGTTGGTACATGAAGACCTTCATGAGGAAAAGGTTATAGCTGCTTTGGAATATATGTCCTCCATAGTGGCCACACTTGAGGCATTAACTCCGCCCCCATATGAGAGCAGAAGCAATGTGGACAATTCCTATCTTGAACGCAGATCTACGAAAGGGAGGTTTCATGTGCGGATTAAACGAAGAAATGGACGTGTTCGAGTCATT TCTGAAGATTTTAATGTCGAGCTGGCGGGCATCAAATTTACATCCATTTCATCTGAAGATGCAGTCATCAATCAAGTCCTTATACCGAAG GTGCAGTTCAATCTTCAGTTGTCAGAGAAAGAGTTAAATGACAGGGCCAGAGTTGTTCTTCCTTTTGAACATCAAG GAACTGGTAAACCGATACAAATATACGATGGTCGACGATCTTTGTCTGAAAGCAAAGATGACAATATACCTCTCATGAGCAATGAGAAAGGCAATGATGATGGATGGGGAAAAGGTGAGATCGTATATTTCCGCGATTCAGATGATGAGATGCCAGATTCAGACGAGGACCCGGACGATGATTTAGATATATAA